The Arachis ipaensis cultivar K30076 chromosome B07, Araip1.1, whole genome shotgun sequence genomic interval NNNNNNNNNNNNNNNNNNNNNNNNNNNNNNNNNNNNNNNNNNNNNNNNNNNNNNNNNNNNNNNNNNNNNNNNNNNNNNNNNNNNNNNNNNNNNNNNNNNNNNNNNNNNNNNNNNTTACAATAATCAGAACCACCATAAACTACACCTCCTTGTAAAAGAAAATGGGAAATAATTGAATATAAAGTAAAGATTAAGactttaaaaaataattactttttcaGGTGAAATGTCTCTACATTGTTCCTGTTGGCGGGGTAGATAAAGAATTCATGTGAGTAATCCGTGATTCACGTAAGAAATTCTCCCCAAGTGACAGACAATGGGCCCCACGTCACTCCGCGTTGGCAAGCATGATGACGTGTCTGCTCTGTGTCCTAGTATGAGCATTGGACGAGTCACAGCCACTCGGTTTTCAAGTGGTAGAGACATCACGAAAGGAGCGCAGCCCTACCACTAAGGCACTAATACAATGAGAATTGAGAAATGACCCATTCCTAATAAGCAATGAGTAATGAGTAATTAGTAATGATCCATGCATCTTCCCATCTTTTTCCATTCCAATCCTTGTTCCCATGCATTCCACGTCCCATCCCTATCTCCTACCCCCCAGCCTAAATACCTAATAATGCATGCTTCTACGCTTTCTCAATGACCACCACCCTTATTTATTTCCTCTTTGACTTCAACTATATAACTTTTTCTTAATCACATTTATTATCATTATGTTATACTATTAGAAAATTAATCAACAATTCACAAATGCAAAGTAAACCCTAAAAATACTAATGAATTAATATTTCTCATATTATTATGGCTTATAACAATAAAAATTAATCAAcaactcataaaaaaaattatatatccaAAAATTTCAATATATGCAAAACCTACAACCTACANNNNNNNNNNNNNNNNNNNNNNNNNNNNNNNNNNNNNNNNNNNNNNNNNNNNNNNNNNNNNNNNNNNNNNNNNNNNNNNNNNNNNNNNNNNNNNNNNNNNNNNNNNNNNNNNNNNNNNNNNNNNNNNNNNttttatattttatttttaaataaaggaAATTTACTACGTCTACACACATGTTTTTGCTTATTGTCGGAAAGATATATCAAACAAGGTTTTTAGAACTCATTTTTTACATCTAATTTCCCCATCATATCAAAGTTTCAAACATCAACATGTATAATAAATGGATTAACAATTTGTTAGCCCAATTATCAAATTGTATTGAGGTGGATTTCTACATTCAAGGTACCTTCATCTTAAACGACCCACGAAAATGATGACACAGCCACACAGGGTTAAAGTAAACGCGTGCGTTGTTCTTATTTGTCTCCCTTTGAGAATAACTTTTTTCTAAAGGGTANNNNNCAAAAGTAGTTTgtcatttacaaaaaaaaaaattttgaatatttttgtcacacttttaaattatttaaaagcatttttgtcaataacaaaattcaaatatatttttattcgGATGGAATTTTAATAGTTTATCCTTCTCTAAATAGTAATGGAGCATAGCATACCAGGCACTAACAGAAAACAATGGCAAATTTATGGTAAAAACgaaaatgaatattttttttcatcGGGAGTAAGTTGAAAGTTGATGAATACCATCACTAGCTCCCTTTAATTTATCCATGCATGTCTCTTGAAATTGTTTGAGTGgggtaaattttaaaattgttccTAATGATTGAATTGTCCTAtgcctaacgttttaaaattgacccAATGTTGTCCTATAGTTAGGAATATGTTAACAGAATTAACGgtagaacaaaattaaaacaattttgaaacgttagggatttaaataagacgaaaacgttaggggcaaaattgatatataaaaataaattttaattttatccttcactaatatcaatcttttatgatacatagttattcaattatttttaatcacatttaagtaaattatacttaatcatattacttttattttaaataaattattttttttataattttacttttaaaaatttttagttatcatgaaatgtttatagaatgactagtatataaacttgcagaaaagaaaaaaataatatatatacaataaaatataaatNNNNNNNNNNNNNNNNNNNNNNNNNNNNNNNNNNNNNNNNNNNNNNNNNNNNNNNNNNNNNNNNNNNNNNNNNNNNNNNNNNNNNNNNNNNNNNNNNNNNNNNNNNNNNNNNNNNNNNNNNNNNNNNNNNNNNNNNNNNNNNNNNNNNNNNNNNNNNNNNNNNNNNNNNNNNNNNNNNNNNNNNNNNNNNNNNNNNNNNNNNNNNNNNNNNNNNNNNNNNNNNNNNNNNNNNNNNNNNNNNNNNNCCGATAATTTTTTGGAAGGGCCATGAGGTCCtccatgaaaaaaaaaagtaaagtattgtttttatccttaacatttggggtaagtctcaaagttgtccctaacgtttgaatcgttctatttaagtacctaacgtttcaaaattgactcaatattgTCCTGCCATTAAGAATCTGTTAACGAAATTGAcgacgggacaaaattgagacgattttgaaacgttagaaaCTTAAATATGACgaaaacattggggacaaaaatgatacatagaaataaattttaattttatcctttactaatatcaatcttttacaatacatagttattcaattattttttaatcatatttaaataaaatatacttaatcacattactttgattctaaataaattttcttaaagatttttactgattatgaaatgtttgtaaaatgactagaattacattactttattgtatatttatcattttttttccacaagtttatgtactaatcattctacaaatattttatgatgagtaaaaatttttaagaataaaattataaaaaataaatttatttagaataaaattaatgtgattaagtataatttatttatatgtgattaaaaaataattgaataattatgtaccgtaaaaaattgatattattaaaggttaaaatttaaatttatttctgtgtatcgtttttgtctcaaacgtattcgtcctatttaagtccctaacgttttaaaattgtttcaattttatccagccgtcaattctgttaacatattcctaacggcaggacaacattgagttaattttaaaacgttagagacttaaataagaCGATTCAAATATTAGGGACAATTTTAAAACTTACTCCAAACATTAGAGAAAAAATCGATACTTTACTCAAATTGTTTTCTACGTTTTAGGCCTTTTTTCTTCCCAGGGTCTTTAGCCGTTGTATTGGTGTGACTGTGTGAGTGCTTGAGAGTTTACTTGGTCGTAGTAGTGAGCACTCCTAAGGCTCAACTGGCCCTAGTTACTTATGCAGCGTTTCCCTAATTACTCATTTGTCATTCCTATTCCTAACACttcttttatattaaaaataaaaagcagtaTTCTTTTGCTTCTCTTCTTTAGAATTTAAGTAGTgttattcaataaaaaataaactaaagaaACGAGTACATATCACTAATACAAAATACATTTATTTCTTATTAAATTTAGATATGAAATAGTTTTTCAATTTATAACTGTCATAATATATatctataaataaaaaattctattaTACTACAGTAAAGAATTCTCGTAGTTATTTCCTTCCTTTCCCTGTGTTATAACAAATTTTAACAAGAAATAAGTAGCTAAACCGCACTTAATAATATTTGGATAAAAGTTTTGGTTTTGCGtagataaacaaaataattttttaaacgaGGTCAATTAGAGAGAAAATAATCTTTAGCCAAAATTTACtattttttagaattattttttattttaaattttaaatcctcaatttcaaaaataagcttttaaacaGTTCAGTAACAAGTAAATTATTTAAGAGCAAAAGTTTAAAAgaaaaagggaacaaaattaAGGGATTACCCGTGTGGCAAAGGCAGTCAATGGGAAAAATGTCAAAATTGAACTTGAACAAGTTCATTCCCACTTGTCCGCAAGCTGCTAAAGCAATATGTAGGGCAGGAAAAAAGAACTGGCATAGAACACATTAAGGAAATAAGGAATAATCACTTAACAGAAAAAGTTAAAACAAGTTAGATAACACAACTCCTCTTTTATGAGAAGAAAACATCATAGACAATGACCATAGTGACAAGCTCATGGCATGAGGATAAAATCATAATAATGAAGTAAAGCTACAGGATCATCCACAATCTCCTTTATATTAATAGCCAGACCCCCACCCTCTAACCCACTactgtttctctctctctcgctctcgctctctctctctctctaagcaGAAAACCAGGCTATATATACACCATCTTCATGGCGGCCTCAAACCTCAATAGAAGACAATCCCTTGCCATGGAGAGAACTGGGCAATGGTAACGGACTCCACTACATCTCCATTTTCAAATTGTTCcacaattaattaataatatcatAATCTAATGTTACCACAAATTCATTTTAATTATTGCAGGATATTTTCTCAAGAAATCCCCAGTGATGTTATAGTTGAAGTTGGAGAAGCCAGTTATTCTCTTCATAAGGTACCAAAATTTGGATTCAAATGAAGAACCAGAGTTTGAGTTGCTAACAACCATGGTTTTGGAGTTTTCTAAGCACAAAGCCATGCATGACATACAAATATTGTTGTTATAATAATCGTGTGTTATATGATGATGTTGTTCATGTGAAAATGAATTGAATTATGGTTTTGATTAATTGAAATTGTAATAACGTATTACAGTTCATGCTGGTGGCGAAGAGCAACTACCTCAGAAAGCTGATAATTGAAGCACAGGAAAGTGACCTTACCAAAATTGATCTCTCAGATATTCCCGGAGGCTCCGAGATTTTCGAGAAGGCGGCGAAGTTCTGCTACGGCGTCAACTTTGAGATAACCGTTTATAACGTCGCCGCCCTCCGCTGCGCCGCCGAGTTTCTTCAGATGACTGATGACTACTGCGATGGCAACCTCGCCGGCAGGACAGAGGACTTCCTTACTCAAGTTGGACTATCTAATTTCTCCGCCGCCGTTGCCGTACTCAAATCGTGCCAGCAGCTCCTCCCCTTTGCTGACGAAATCAAACTCCGGAGCCGCTGCATCGACGCTGTAAGCTCCAAGGCCTGCAGCGAGGCAAGTTTTCCATGCCGATCGCCACCAAACTGGTGGACGGAGGAGCTTGCGGGACTCGACGTGGATTCATTTGGAAAAGTCATCGCCGCCATGAAGCAGCGTGGCGCCAAGACCCTCACCGTCGCCGGTGCGTTGATAACCTACACAGAACGCGCCCTCCGGGAGCTAGTCCGCGACCAGACCGGCGGACGAAGTGGCGGGGCAGGAGTCCAGTTGTCTGATCCCGGCGATTCTTCAGATTCCGATTCTAGTTCCAATTCGAGGACCGAGCAGCGCGAGATTCTCCAATCCATTGTCTCTCTCTTCCCTTCCGAGAAAGCagcttttccaatcaacttcctCTGCTGCCTCCTCCGTTGTGCAATCTACCTCTCCGCCTCAAGCTCCTGCAAGCGCGAGCTTGAGAAGCGGATCTCGGAGATCCTAGAGCACGTGACTGTCGACGACCTCCTCGTGCTCTCGTTCACCTACGATGGCGAGAGGCTTCTCGATCTGGACAGCGTTCGAAGGATAATATCTGGATTCGTGGAGAAGGAGAAGAGCGAGTCGGTGTTCAGTGCCGGTACATTCCGAGAAGACTTCTCTGCCGCGATGCACCGCGTGGCCAAAACCATCGACGTCTACCTCGCCGAAATCGCCGCGTACGGCGATCTCACCATCTCCAAGTTCAACGGCATCGCGGTTCTCATCCCCAAAAACGCGAGAAAAGTCGATGATGACATTTACCGCGCCGTGGATATCTACCTCAAGGTACATAATAAGCTTCAGATCCTAAACGGCACCGTTAGAACTTAATTAACTACCCTAAATAATAGTGTAATTAAATAACAAACAATAGTAACAGTTTAACTAACTGAATAACCGTTTACTCCACGCGCGTTGTTGGTGTTACAGGTGCATCCGAACCTGGATGAGATTGAAAGGGAGAAAGTGTGTAGTGTGATGGATCCACTGAAGCTGTCATACGAAGCACGCGTGCACGCGTCGCAGAACAAGCGTTTGCCGGTACAGATTGTTCTCCACGCGCTCTACTACGACCAGTTGAAGATAAGAAGTGGCGCAGAGGAGGATCGGAAATCATCCCCGAAAACTGCTTCAGTAACGGCAGCGACGACGAGGAACCAGCAGCTGCATACTGACGTGTCACTTGTGAGGGAGAACGAGGAGTTGCGATCGGAgctgatgaagatgaagatgtaCATTTCAGATATGCAGAAGAATGGGCCGGGAACGACATCTTCTGAGCCTGGGCCCACGAAGAAGCCCACGTTCTTCTCAGCTATGTCGAAGAAACTGGGCAAGTTGAATCCGTTTAAGCAGGGCTCTAAGGACACGTCACACATTGAAGATATGTCTGTTGACTTATCCAAGCCCAGAAGACGAAGGTTCTCTGTTTCGTAAACTTTTTTTTCTTGTAATTTTGTGCGATGTGTGTATTTTAGGTTAATTTGATTGTAATATCTGTTTGTAAAATAATTTACGTATAGAATTTGATTTGTTTTTGTGGATGGAAATTTTCTTTGATCTGTGCTTAGTAGTACTATGTGATTGTACTCTGTACTTAATGCCCTCTTTATTATTAAGGTATACTAAGCAAATCCCCTGTAATTGAAAAAATCTTCCATGAAAGTCATAACAACTTTTCTGGTCGGATAAGAAAAAAGCCAGTGGCTTCATGTGTTTTATGTTAGGCAACTAAGTATTCAACCTACAAATTACTTCACATTAGCAAAATCTGACAAAATGGTCAACGTAGTTGGATTATGTAATAATCCTAAACTTGTTCCAAAATATGTACCAGTTTCAAGTTTCAATATCAGAAAATATTAGCAAAGCACATTTGAGAATAAAAGGATggtcaaataaataattaaagcaaGCATGTGCATAGCCCAGAAAATAGCAAGCATACGGTGGTCACACATCTATATCATGCGCAAGAAGGTCGAGCTCAATTTATTGGTAGCCACCAATAATATTTTGTCCTCTACTGTATGAGATTACCGATTACGAAGACTTTTGTtgccttattttattattttattttgattaatcaTGCCTATAAAAGGCCAGTGTTCGTGAGATAACAGGGGAAGCAAGTAAAGTAGTATGTGTTAGTTTGAATATTGGTGAGTTAGTCCATTCTCATAAGATTCAATAAGTTTGTAGCTGTAAAATAAATAGATTGAGAGGAGAAGTAGATATAGAAATGAAATagagagaataaaaaaaattattaatacttttaatatatatattctaaAGTCAAATGGTATNNNNNNNNNNNNNNNNNNNNNNNNNNNNNNNNNNNNNNNNNNNNNNNNNNNNNNNNNNNNNNNNNNNNNNNNNNNNNNNNNNNNNTCATTTCATAATTTAAGGAATATAAGAGGTTTATGTAGGACAAAAAAAGAGAGAACGGGAAATTCCCAATTAACTCCCGTGCTGAGTTATAAAGCAACATAATAAAAGGAAGAATTAGAAAGGGTATAATAAAAGGACAGAAGATCTAAAAGGGGTTTTAATCCCTAACA includes:
- the LOC107609250 gene encoding root phototropism protein 2 codes for the protein MAASNLNRRQSLAMERTGQWIFSQEIPSDVIVEVGEASYSLHKFMLVAKSNYLRKLIIEAQESDLTKIDLSDIPGGSEIFEKAAKFCYGVNFEITVYNVAALRCAAEFLQMTDDYCDGNLAGRTEDFLTQVGLSNFSAAVAVLKSCQQLLPFADEIKLRSRCIDAVSSKACSEASFPCRSPPNWWTEELAGLDVDSFGKVIAAMKQRGAKTLTVAGALITYTERALRELVRDQTGGRSGGAGVQLSDPGDSSDSDSSSNSRTEQREILQSIVSLFPSEKAAFPINFLCCLLRCAIYLSASSSCKRELEKRISEILEHVTVDDLLVLSFTYDGERLLDLDSVRRIISGFVEKEKSESVFSAGTFREDFSAAMHRVAKTIDVYLAEIAAYGDLTISKFNGIAVLIPKNARKVDDDIYRAVDIYLKVHPNLDEIEREKVCSVMDPLKLSYEARVHASQNKRLPVQIVLHALYYDQLKIRSGAEEDRKSSPKTASVTAATTRNQQLHTDVSLVRENEELRSELMKMKMYISDMQKNGPGTTSSEPGPTKKPTFFSAMSKKLGKLNPFKQGSKDTSHIEDMSVDLSKPRRRRFSVS